From Sphingomonas hengshuiensis, one genomic window encodes:
- a CDS encoding 2-oxoadipate dioxygenase/decarboxylase family protein: MIVQNECGALALAGTLLDESRRDYIENLLEPMVPAAQADGQGVTRSCFAAALNLVLFADLLYRVPSGATYVDDVRWSGGKVCFDHGAIRTIRFPDGMTGLLPQGELAFRRILEPLGYEVAAIYPLPTLKMTGRAYRHRDFPETIPQFFVSELHVEEFDEAFGAAAQRVFGTSQDPLDAAANAALARFAAGQALSFEEARRVLPTLVRAFDRQHAQPSLADYEVLKIVSKEAAWIATEGNAFNHATDRVPDIDKLAAEQKAMGRPMKEKIEVSRKGRVRQTAYRADMIERKFSTPEGDQTLFVPGSFYEFISRDLDPDTGVLDLSFDSGNATGIFHMTKAA, translated from the coding sequence ATGATCGTTCAGAATGAATGCGGTGCGCTAGCACTGGCCGGGACACTTCTAGATGAAAGCCGCCGGGATTACATTGAGAACCTGCTTGAGCCGATGGTGCCCGCAGCCCAGGCCGACGGTCAGGGCGTAACTCGCTCCTGCTTCGCTGCGGCACTGAACCTCGTCCTGTTCGCCGACCTTCTTTACCGCGTGCCGAGCGGTGCAACTTATGTCGACGATGTGCGCTGGTCCGGGGGCAAGGTCTGCTTCGATCATGGTGCAATCCGAACGATTCGCTTCCCGGATGGCATGACTGGGCTGCTGCCGCAGGGCGAACTTGCCTTCCGGCGCATCCTAGAGCCCCTTGGCTACGAAGTCGCCGCTATCTACCCGCTTCCTACCCTGAAGATGACGGGCCGGGCCTATCGTCATCGTGATTTTCCCGAGACGATCCCACAATTCTTCGTCAGCGAACTGCATGTCGAGGAGTTCGATGAGGCGTTCGGCGCGGCGGCGCAGCGCGTGTTCGGCACCTCGCAGGATCCGCTCGATGCGGCTGCAAACGCCGCGCTGGCACGTTTCGCCGCTGGGCAGGCGCTGTCCTTCGAAGAAGCGAGGCGGGTGCTGCCTACTCTCGTGCGAGCGTTCGATCGCCAACATGCCCAGCCCTCACTTGCCGATTACGAAGTGCTGAAGATCGTGTCCAAGGAAGCAGCTTGGATCGCCACCGAAGGTAACGCCTTCAATCACGCGACCGATCGTGTCCCCGACATCGACAAGCTGGCTGCGGAACAAAAGGCAATGGGGCGACCGATGAAAGAAAAAATCGAGGTCTCGCGCAAGGGACGTGTCCGGCAGACCGCTTATCGAGCTGACATGATCGAAAGGAAGTTTTCCACGCCTGAAGGCGACCAGACCCTTTTTGTTCCAGGTTCGTTCTATGAATTCATAAGCCGGGATCTTGATCCCGATACAGGCGTCCTCGACCTTTCCTTCGACAGCGGCAACGCGACCGGAATCTTCCACATGACTAAGGCGGCATGA
- a CDS encoding LysR substrate-binding domain-containing protein, translated as MSESRRLLPPMSALNTFVAAARYDSFSRAGEQVGLTQSAVSRQVAILEDWLQTPLFDRRGRRVSLNSAGQAYADQIRPALDRVRAATERALRHREGRELLIATLPSFGMRWLAPRLPELTLRHPGMTVSFSLRSLPFDLRDETFDAAVHFGQPDWPNGSHLFLFREEAIVVAAPDWLAAHRVASPEDLVGLPLLSQSSRSTAWSRWFASCGIACPETIVGAKFEQFLMLAQAAAAGAGAALIPRFLIEPEIKSGTLVQPFAQTLSSDDAYYLVTRLDRPDDVSVNMFRDWIADHAEIEASSLTS; from the coding sequence ATGAGTGAGAGCCGGCGCCTCCTGCCACCGATGTCCGCGCTCAACACTTTTGTGGCAGCCGCTCGCTATGACAGCTTCTCGCGCGCAGGCGAACAAGTGGGACTGACTCAAAGTGCCGTCAGCCGGCAGGTCGCTATACTTGAGGACTGGTTGCAGACCCCGCTGTTCGATCGGCGCGGGCGGCGCGTTTCGCTCAACTCCGCAGGGCAGGCTTATGCTGACCAGATCCGCCCTGCTCTCGACCGCGTTCGCGCAGCAACCGAGCGGGCTCTGCGGCACCGCGAAGGTCGAGAACTTTTGATTGCTACGCTGCCCAGCTTCGGAATGCGATGGCTTGCCCCGCGACTGCCCGAGTTGACCCTTCGTCATCCAGGCATGACGGTCAGCTTCTCCCTACGGTCGCTTCCCTTTGATCTGAGGGACGAGACGTTTGATGCTGCAGTGCATTTCGGGCAACCGGACTGGCCGAACGGATCGCATCTTTTTCTCTTTCGTGAAGAGGCGATCGTCGTCGCGGCGCCGGATTGGCTCGCAGCTCATAGGGTTGCTTCGCCGGAGGATCTCGTTGGCCTGCCACTGCTTTCGCAGTCCTCCCGCTCCACTGCTTGGTCGCGATGGTTCGCGAGTTGCGGCATAGCCTGTCCGGAAACGATCGTTGGCGCCAAGTTCGAGCAGTTCCTTATGCTTGCGCAGGCGGCTGCAGCCGGTGCAGGCGCCGCCCTGATCCCACGGTTCTTGATCGAACCTGAAATTAAGTCTGGGACTTTGGTGCAGCCTTTTGCGCAAACCCTGTCGAGCGACGATGCCTATTACCTTGTCACCCGTCTTGATCGACCCGACGATGTATCGGTTAATATGTTCCGGGATTGGATCGCAGACCATGCAGAAATAGAAGCTTCGTCCCTCACAAGCTGA
- the tnpB gene encoding IS66 family insertion sequence element accessory protein TnpB has protein sequence MPIPLRPDYDASSVRKAACHSKDGAQTRRLLALAAIYEGASRTEAARISISTLGDARRATGCRRATKRRSCRRLSLSWPCLMGVRGNPDRAWRHDDPGAGRGQRRSYRACFAGGEGSAVIIPPGPLKVLVAVKPVDFRKGMVGLAALVERELQRDPFSGIAAIGKPVERRSRPLALRKAKPLLTNRTLRHPMPSSSENP, from the coding sequence ATGCCGATCCCGCTTCGCCCGGATTATGATGCGTCCTCTGTGAGAAAGGCGGCCTGCCATTCGAAGGACGGCGCGCAAACGCGGCGCTTGCTGGCGCTGGCGGCGATCTACGAAGGAGCAAGCCGGACGGAGGCGGCGCGGATCAGCATCTCTACGCTTGGCGACGCGAGGCGCGCGACCGGATGCAGGCGGGCGACGAAACGGCGTTCGTGTCGGCGATTGTCGCTCAGTTGGCCATGTCTGATGGGCGTGCGGGGAAATCCTGATCGAGCTTGGCGGCATGACGATCCGGGTGCCGGACGGGGCCAGCGCCGATCATATCGAGCGTGTTTTGCTGGCGGCGAAGGTAGCGCGGTGATCATTCCGCCGGGGCCGTTGAAGGTGCTGGTGGCGGTCAAGCCGGTCGACTTCCGGAAGGGCATGGTGGGTCTCGCCGCGCTGGTCGAGCGCGAGTTGCAGCGTGATCCCTTCTCGGGGATTGCCGCGATAGGCAAGCCCGTCGAGCGACGAAGTCGCCCGCTTGCGCTCCGCAAAGCCAAACCGCTCCTGACCAATCGAACGCTGCGCCACCCGATGCCCTCCTCCTCGGAAAACCCATAG
- a CDS encoding tannase/feruloyl esterase family alpha/beta hydrolase — protein sequence MTVIMTAALATIPSAQAEPAPATPAVPAEFAARCHAINNLNIETVADTPGVIVSTAVVAGRVASPQERMMFVRRSHSQGNPMQEISVYPTHCKVEGYITPSVKFSLSLPLSNAWNGRFMLAACDAWCGKVGEDIVVPGLHGGYATLTNDGGHYGRAPFDGVWAHNNQQARVDFAYRANHVSAQAAKAIISEFYGKGPHHSYIAGFSKGGNAGLMTVQRYPEDFDGVFVKAPVVHYNPKNAAHFPWLALAVYPDGKRPVMASDKIPLIHRSVTQACDALDGARDGVIDDPRQCRYDPAILLCKAGQSEGKNECLNGAQVAALRKIYTKPTNERGETYFDYPVDIGSEMDWAGSILPPPGPAVPGIPFALTGAATGLRYMAVKDNPGPGYDWTQFHYVKEKARIDEMSRTLDPDAIDLSAFHARGGKMIIVHGWGDAMVSAAMTIDWFAEVNKKMGAGTVADFVQLYVIPGMAHGSGGTGPFVFDAQSALVRWVEQKVAPSQLMMGDMPGTAPMRQRAFYPWPALSRYKGKGDMGATESYRRTAP from the coding sequence ATGACCGTCATTATGACAGCGGCACTTGCCACCATACCGTCGGCACAGGCCGAACCCGCGCCAGCAACTCCCGCCGTTCCGGCGGAATTTGCGGCCCGATGCCACGCGATCAACAATCTTAACATCGAAACGGTGGCCGACACGCCGGGCGTCATCGTTTCGACCGCAGTCGTTGCAGGTCGGGTCGCTTCCCCGCAAGAACGGATGATGTTCGTGCGGCGAAGCCATTCGCAAGGCAATCCGATGCAGGAAATCTCCGTCTATCCGACCCATTGCAAGGTAGAAGGATATATCACGCCGTCCGTTAAATTCAGCCTTTCGCTACCCCTTTCCAATGCATGGAACGGTCGCTTCATGCTCGCGGCCTGTGACGCGTGGTGCGGAAAGGTGGGGGAAGACATCGTCGTGCCCGGCCTGCACGGCGGCTATGCGACGCTGACGAACGATGGCGGCCACTATGGTCGAGCCCCCTTCGACGGGGTGTGGGCCCATAACAACCAACAGGCCCGCGTCGATTTTGCCTATCGCGCCAATCATGTGTCGGCACAGGCGGCAAAAGCCATCATATCGGAATTTTACGGCAAGGGGCCGCACCACAGCTACATTGCCGGTTTTTCCAAGGGGGGAAATGCCGGGCTGATGACGGTTCAGCGCTATCCCGAGGATTTTGACGGCGTATTCGTGAAGGCCCCGGTCGTCCACTATAACCCCAAAAACGCCGCCCATTTTCCCTGGCTGGCACTGGCCGTCTACCCCGACGGGAAACGCCCGGTCATGGCGTCCGACAAAATCCCCCTAATCCATCGTTCGGTGACGCAGGCATGCGATGCTCTGGACGGCGCAAGGGACGGCGTGATCGACGACCCGCGCCAATGCCGGTACGATCCTGCCATATTGCTGTGCAAGGCGGGACAATCGGAAGGCAAAAACGAATGCCTGAACGGTGCCCAGGTCGCGGCGCTGCGCAAAATCTATACGAAGCCGACGAACGAGCGGGGGGAAACCTATTTCGATTATCCGGTCGACATCGGGTCTGAAATGGACTGGGCAGGGTCAATCCTGCCGCCGCCCGGCCCGGCCGTACCGGGCATCCCCTTCGCCCTGACCGGCGCGGCCACGGGTCTGCGCTACATGGCGGTCAAGGACAATCCCGGTCCCGGCTACGACTGGACCCAGTTTCATTATGTTAAGGAAAAGGCCAGGATCGACGAGATGTCGCGAACGCTGGACCCTGACGCGATCGACCTCAGCGCCTTTCACGCACGCGGCGGCAAGATGATCATCGTTCATGGTTGGGGCGATGCGATGGTTTCGGCGGCAATGACCATCGACTGGTTCGCGGAGGTCAACAAGAAGATGGGGGCAGGCACGGTCGCCGATTTCGTCCAACTCTATGTCATTCCCGGAATGGCCCATGGCAGCGGCGGCACCGGCCCGTTCGTGTTCGATGCGCAATCCGCGCTTGTTCGCTGGGTTGAACAGAAGGTCGCCCCGTCGCAACTGATGATGGGAGACATGCCCGGAACGGCACCGATGCGGCAGCGCGCCTTTTACCCGTGGCCCGCCCTGTCCCGTTATAAGGGGAAGGGTGATATGGGTGCGACCGAAAGCTATCGGCGCACGGCCCCCTGA